Part of the Bacillus sp. THAF10 genome is shown below.
TCGCCCATTTCAGTTAATGGTTTCATCCATTGCAGTTTGTAGTGGTGGTGTATTACGAACCATTCTAAGTAAAAAACGCATGGAAATTGAAGACATCTCGATGAAGGCAAACGTAACCCGCAATGAAAAAGAAGCAAACCGAATTGAAGAAATACATATCCATTACACGATTAAGGGCAAGGATCTTGATGAAAGTAAAATTTCCTCTGCTATTGAGCTTGCAAGTAAAAATTGCCCGATGGCACAGTCTGTAAAAGACAGCATCAAAATTGAAGAAACGTTTGAATTAGTGTGAGTCACCTGATTTTGGGTGGCTTTTTTTGTACGAAAAAAGGAAATGATGACCCGTTTAAAGAATACATATAACCAACTTCTTACTAATGGCATAAACTAAAATACTGCAAAAATACTTCCTAAAAGGATGATTGAGCGTATGATTATTTTAAAATCGGAACGAGAAATTAAGATGATGGCGGAAGCTGGTAAGCTATTGGCTGATTGTCATAAAAAGCTGGCGAAGTTGATTCAGCCTGGTATAACAACAATGGAAATAAATGATTTTGTGGCAGAGTACTTGAAAAAACACGGAGCAAAACCAGAACAAGATGGTTACCGTGGCTATCAATACGCCACCTGTGCATCTATCAATGATGAGATTTGCCATGGCTTCCCGCGTAAAACTCCTCTTAAAAATGGAGACATTGTCACGATTGATTTTGTCGTCAACTTAAAAGGTGCACTAGCGGACTCTGCCTGGACCTATGCCGTCGGAGAAGTGAGTGAGGCTGCAAAAAATTTGATGAAAGTGACAAAGGAATCTTTGTATAAAGGCATTGAACAGGCAGTTGCAGGAAATAGATTAGGTGATATTGGCCATGCCATTCAGACGTTTGTAGAAGGAGAAGGCTATTCGGTAGTAAGAGATTACACTGGACATGGAATCGGCCGAACCATTCACGAGGAGCCGCAAATTCTTCATTTTGGCAATCCGGGCAGAGGAGTAAGACTGCGTGAAGGGATGGTCATTACGATTGAGCCGATGGTAAACGAAGGCACGTGGCATTCTAAGGTTGATAAGAACGGCTGGACAGCTCGGACTATGGATGGAAAGCTTTGCGCACAGTATGAGCACACGATTGCGATTACGAAGGATGGCCCGATTATTTTGACTGAGCAATAGAGGAGGAAGAGATGGTAAAAAGATTAGAAAAATTAACACCATATCAATGGATAAAAGACGAAACGCTCGAAATAGATTGGGATAAAGGAATTTATGTATCACATTTATTACCTCAGCGATATTCACACTATTGTAAAATTTTTAACCCGTTGTTTCGGGATAAAAATTTTACAGATGAAAATGTTTTTTACTTCGAGTGTGACCCTGATGTTGATAAAGTTGAATCTGGTGAAAAAATAACCTTGAAAGCAGTTGTGGATAAGTATCAAATTCCTTACACAAAAGAAATCAATTCAAGAGCAATTAAGAAAAAGCTTGGAGGTTATCCACGCTACCTTATTTATGGTAATGAAGGAAAATTGGACACGGATGAGTTAAAGGAGGTTGTTTCAGAGTTACGTGCTTTTACAAATGATCAGGAATGTTATTTTTACTATGAAGTGCTAAAAACTATTTATGCACAGCCAGAAGATATCGGGGAGCATCTATATTCAGGTAGATTGAATGATGTACTACCTCTTTCTAGAATCGGTGAAATGGGTGGTTTAGGGTCTCCGACTTCTTGGTGGCCAGAGGACAAAAGTTGGTGTGTCTTTACAGGTTATGATCTAGAATATTCCCTTGTAGGCGGAAGTAAGAATTTAATCACCGCTTTGTTATCTAACCCTAATTTAGAGTGCTTGGAAGTGGATTTGGATACGAGAATTGATGTTTAGGAGACCGATCTTTCATAGTGGATTGGTCTTTTTCACTGTACAATTAAAGAATGAAAGACAACGAAGGGGAGTAAGTCATGATTATTGGAATTGATGGTGGAGGTACAAAAACAACGGGGATCGCAGTAGATGATTATGGAAAGGTGTTGGGGCTTGCAACGGTGGGGCCGACCAATCCTAACAGTGCAGATGAATTAGCGATAAAAAAGGA
Proteins encoded:
- a CDS encoding OsmC family protein; translation: MEFKMKEVGFSTELEFGELQVAGDEQHGFRPFQLMVSSIAVCSGGVLRTILSKKRMEIEDISMKANVTRNEKEANRIEEIHIHYTIKGKDLDESKISSAIELASKNCPMAQSVKDSIKIEETFELV
- the map gene encoding type I methionyl aminopeptidase gives rise to the protein MIILKSEREIKMMAEAGKLLADCHKKLAKLIQPGITTMEINDFVAEYLKKHGAKPEQDGYRGYQYATCASINDEICHGFPRKTPLKNGDIVTIDFVVNLKGALADSAWTYAVGEVSEAAKNLMKVTKESLYKGIEQAVAGNRLGDIGHAIQTFVEGEGYSVVRDYTGHGIGRTIHEEPQILHFGNPGRGVRLREGMVITIEPMVNEGTWHSKVDKNGWTARTMDGKLCAQYEHTIAITKDGPIILTEQ